The Staphylococcus saprophyticus subsp. saprophyticus ATCC 15305 = NCTC 7292 genome contains the following window.
ATTCTTCTTCAATCGCGTTAACATCTTTTTCGTTTTATCACGAAATAATAATTCGATACGCAGCTTTAGTAAAAAATCTTCAGCTTTTTTAGTTAACATCGTTTACACTCCTCATCAAATTATTCATACCATTATTCAAATAATGCCAATTTGCTTTAAATTGATTTAATTCATTTTTACCAGTATCAGTAATTGAGTAATATTTATGTTTAGGTCCACCAGTCATCGATTTTTTAGAAACACTTGTAACATAACCTTTTTTATTTAAGCGTAATAATACTGGATAAATACTGCCATCACTGATTTCTGGAAATTGTTGTGATTTTAATTTGTCTAATATTTCATAGCCATATGTTTCGCCTTGTGCAATTAAACCTAAAATAGCTCCATCTAACAATCCTTTCATCATTTGATCAGATATTGACATATAATCCCTCTTTTCACTATCTTATAATAAAAGATAGTATAAATTTTGATTAATGTTTAAATTGGGTATAGTTATTAAAAAGAAGGGGTTGATAAAATGACGATAGATTTACCTAAAATAGGGAAACCAGCGACGAATGCATTACACCATATAGGGGTAAAAACATTAGAAGATATTGCTGGATATGATAGAACGACATTATTAGCAATACATGGTGTAGGACCGAAAGCAATGGATATATTGGAAGATAACTTGAAAAAACATAACATGAATTTTAAAGAGGATATTGGATTTGATGTGCCATTTCACTTAACTGGTGATTTGAAATGTGATAACGCACCTAAGAGAAGAGTCATGCTAGATTTTTTAATTGGCTCAGCACTTGTGGATAAAGACAAATTGCAAGCGATCGTTGCAGAGGACTTTAAATGGGAAGTAGTAGACGCATTTCAATTAACTGGATTTGACGCATTTTATCAAGAGCTTGAAGACCACAAAGAAACTATTGTATCCATAGATGTGAAAATGAATATAAGTCACGGTAAATCTGGTGCATTGCATGGTACGCAGATTTTGGAAAATGGTACAACGATTTATTTTGCTGATATGTTTGAATTTACAAGTCACCGTAAAGATGCCAAAGTTAAATCAATAACATCATATATAATAATGAATGAAGGAGAATCATAAATGAGTGTAAAAATTGTAGAAAATAACATCATATTTACGAGGGAATTTAAAGCTACTGCAGAACAAATTTTTAAAGCATATACAGACCAAAATTTATTTGAAAAATGGTTTCACCCACAAGGTGCCACTACAGAAGTGTATGAATCTGATGTACAAACGGGTGGGAATGCCTTTTTTGCTATACGCGCACCACAAGGTACGAGCTATACTGTAACGCAATATACCGAAGTGATACAACCCACGCTGATTGATTATAATGATTATTTTGCAGATAAAGATGGTAATATTGATCAAAAAATGGCTGGTATGCACAATACGATTCATATTGAAGATAACGATAATGGTGTAGCAAAGCTTACTTCAGTTGCTGTATTACCCGACCCTAAAGCGGCACAACAATTATTAGATATGGGTGTCGAAGAAGGTATGAATAGTACGTTTGATAACTTAGAGACATTATTAGAAACTTTATAACAGTAAAACTTCAAAAAAATGTTGTAATTGGCATAGTAATCATTTAGCGTTTTTCGATATAATAGTATTGAAAAGAGGTGTGTGTATTGAATAAACGTTACATGAAAGTACTTGGTTTGTATTCATTTAGTACATTAATTCCTACAGTATTATTAAATGAAAAAACCTTAAGTAGTCATACATTTAAATGGTTCTTACGTACATTAGCTGGATATGGTATTTTTGCCTATGGTCTACATTTTTTAAGTAAATTTAAACAATAATATTACAGTTGTTTAACCAAAAAGGGGATGGGCAGAAATCAAATTTTCTAATAGAGATTTCGTACTCCCACCTATGCAATCAAGGCAACGATGACTTGTATAAAGGTTCACCTGAACTAATGCTCATGTATATGTCTTTCTAGAAATTTCATGTGGTATATAGGCTTTGGCTTATGCATTAGAGCGTCTCGTTTCCATGGGAATGGAAAAATCATTTCTTTAAACAAGTGAGTCTTTATATTTTAATTCAGTCATCTACTGACTAATTGAAAACAGCCTGAGACATCTATTTTGTCTCAGGCTGTTTTATTTATAATATTAATTGAGGGACTCACCATTTGTTTTAATCACATTACGGTACCAATCAAAGGAAGCTTTTTTCTTACGTTCTAAAGTACCATGTCCTTCATTATCTCTATCTACATAAATGAGACCATAACGTTTTTTCATTTCTCCAGTTGTAAATGAAATAATATCAATGATTCCCCATGGTGTATAACCCATTAAAAAGTAAGTTACGTAAGCATTTTTAAAAATGATCAATGACCGATTGGATTGTATACGTGTTTAGTTTATTAATTATGGTTGTATCAACTTCACTATAAATTTCATCTAGCGCATGGCTAATATTTTTACCTACATGACAATGTTGATTGGTATCTTTATGAATTTTTGCGAAATGCATTGTTTCTGAAAAGATAAGTTGGTATAGGTCGCCTAAGTGAATCTCATTTGCGGAAGAAGATAGACTGTATCCCGAGATACCTTGACTACTTTGAATATAATGACCGTCTCTTAAATAACGACATATTTTACGAACTAGTGTGGCATTACTATTGATGCTATCTGCTATATATTGACTAGATACTGGTTCTTTTTCAGTGGCTAATAGTGTAAGAATGTGTATGGACACAGAAAATTGAGTGTTCAAGATTAAGACTCCTTTTGCTAGTGCTTGTGTAAATTTTAGTTACAAGTAGAGTTTACGATATATTATTTAAACGTGCAATGTATTAATTTAATAAAATGTTCTAAAACGACTATTAAGTATAGGTATAAACTCTTATAATAATATTGTTAGCAAAATTTGATTTTTTAAAAATTGATAAGGGGTGCGAATGATTTATGGTTGATAATGGCAAGTCTATAAACGATACATATACGTCAAAAGAAACAATTGAAAATATTAATAATCAGGTACAAATGAAAGAAGTCATGTTTAGCCAAACTCCAGGACGCTATGCACTAAAATCCATTATGTCAGGATTTCTATTAGCTATTGTTACAGTATTTATGCTAGGTATCAAAACACAATTTGCAGGAACGAATGAAGGTTTAGTGAATCTGATGGGCGCCATTTCTTTTAGTTTAGCATTGGTGTTGATTGTGTTAACTAATTCAGAATTATTAACTAGTAATTTTATGTATCTGACAGTGGGTTGGTATTATAAAATCATTGGTATGAATAAAGCGTTAGGTATTATGTTGGTTTGTTTCTTATTTAATATAATCGGTGGTTTTATACTTTTTGCATTAATGAAATTTACACCTATTATGACACCAGAAATGATCAGTAGCTTAACTAGTATGGTCGACGGCAAAACCATTGATAGTAGATGGTATGCGATTTTAGTAAAAGCGATTTTTTGTAATTTCTTTATTAATATCGGCATCTATGTATCAATTCAATTTAAAGATGGTTTATCCAAAGCATTTTTCATCGCTTGTGGAGTGATTGTATTTGTATTTATGGGATACGAGCATGTTGTGTTTAATGCTGGGTTATATTTAGGTATGGTTTTTTATGATTTCGACGCGGTAGCATGGTTACATGTATTGAAAAATATTGTCTGCGCGTTTATTGGTAATTTTATCGGGGGAGGTATTTTCGTAGGGTTAGTTTATGCATATTTGAATGGAAGAAGAGATAGTTGGCATAGTAAATCATAAAATGAGCATCTATGAAAACAGATAGTATTTCTAAAATTTAATCAATAGTACTGTAACTGATTGATTTACAAATACATAATGTATACACAATAGCTTTAACACTTGTGACGCTATAAACAGCAATTAATGTTGACGTAGATTCACGAAAACATGATAGCAAAGTGTGATTGCTTTGCCTTCACGTATGTATTAGATCTATATTCTAAAACATATCAATTGACTCGATTATAAAGAAGACATATTGTATTTATATAATTTAAAAGTAAGTTTATGAAAATCATTTTATTTTAATGACTTAATAAGCTTGGGAATGATAGGAGTGACAACATGTCTGATTACAATATAAGAATTGCAACAGAGTCAGATGCAGAAGCGCTACAACAACTTATGCATGAGGCTTTTACACCATTAAGAGAATTGGGAATTGATTGGCCATCTGTCAATGCTGATTTAGCTTTGGTAAAAGATAATCTAACAAAAAATACTACATTTGTATTAGAAGATGATAAAGAAATCATTTCAACTATAACAGTGCGTTTTCCATGGGAAAGTAAACGACGTATTTCCATATATCCATTTGTGTGGTGGTTTGCAACTAAGCCTTCATATGATGGTAAAGGGATAGGTAGTAAATTGTTAAAATATGTAGAAGAAACATTTTTACGAGATACACTTAAAGTACCAGCTGTAACTTTAGGTACCTCAGCCCGTAAACACCCGTGGCTTCTAGATATTTATAAAAAACGTGGATATGAAATTTATAATGAACATGAAAGTGAAGATGGCGATTTAGGTGTTATCATGAGAAAAGTACTTATACCAGAAAGATTTGATGAAGATGTGTTGGGAAAACCACCATTCCATTAATAAATATATGAGTCAGGGAATCCTTTTATTAGTTGAATAAGAGGATTCCTTTTTTGATGATTTTATATAAGATAAAACTGATAAACACAACAAATGATATCGAAATCGCATTTAGGTTTACTTTTAATTTTATAAAGAAATAAACCTTAATTTTTCCAATGATTAGCAATTACATTTAACTATACAAAAGTTGCTTTTTAAATGAGATTTTAATCAATTATGCATTAAAGAAATGTATTAATAATTGAAATTAATTTACTTCAATATAAAATATGTTATCTTATATATACAGTTATTTATAATTTTTGGGGAAAATTATTAACAAGGGATGTAGTTTCACAAAAAATAATTTAGAGGGATTTTTTGAAGAAAAACAATATCCAAAAAAATGGTAATTCGAGGCAAAGATTCAGTATAAGAAAATATTCTATCGGCACAGTATCTGTATTAGCGGCTACATTTTTTATTGCTAGCGGAAATGTGTCATTTGCAAGTGAATCTTCAAGTAATGAATTAAAGAATGAACAAACTTCAGCGAAAGACGAGTCAAATCGTGCAATATCGCCGTCAGTTACAAATGAAAACCTGATGTCAAATCAACGGATGACCAAACAAAAAATCTTCAAGCACAACCACAAGATGAACTTCAAAATACAAACCAATCACAAGCTAACAATGATAGCTCAAATACGCCTACAAAAGTAGAGTCTAAATCTCAACAACCACCAATTAAACAAGAAAATTCGACCGAAGATATAAAGACGGAAAAAATTCCTGAATCAAACCAAAACAATGATAATCAAGAAAAGAAAGAAGATAGCAATAAAGTAGAAGATGAAAATTCAGAAAAAACAGAATTTAATCCACCAATAGAACTAAATCAAGCAAAAGATGATGAACAGGGCACTCCTAATGCATCTGATAAGCATTCATCAGATAATAAAGTTGATACAGGTAAACTAAATGAAAACACAGAAGATAAACAATCAACGGCTGATGAAAATGATAGTGAGATAGACCATCAAGCAAGTTCATCTAATTTAAGTGATGAACAAAAAGAAAAACGTCAATCATTGGAAGTTGAAACTCAAGAAGATTCAACAGAAACATCAAATGCTAAAAATGAAAAAGTAGATGATCAAGCAGACGTAAAAGCGAATCCAACTTCATCAGAAGATAAAGCTAAACCAGAAACTGCGCCTGATATTAATTCAAAAGAAGACACAAAAAATGAGCAACAAGACCAACAAAGCCTCACAGAAGATGAAACAACACAAGAACCACAACGTATAGAAAATAATGGCGATAAGAATAATTTAAAAACAAAAACAAAATTTGATACAGAAAAAGTAGATTTAGATCCAAACGCGAAAGATAGTCCTTATAAAGCAAAAGATAAAGTTGAAAATGAAACAGCTACACCTCGAAAACGTGCTGATGCTGAAGAAGTAGAAGCGGATAAGTTACTTAAAGATTCAAAAACTGCAAAACAAGGTGAATATAAAAACAAATACCCGCTGATTTTAGTACACGGTTTCTTTGGTGGTGTAGGTGAAAATAGACCTGTTTTTTACCCTAATTATTGGGGTGGGGATAAATTCCATATCAAAGAGCAATTTGAAAAGTCAGGGTATGAAGTACATGAAGCTACAGTTGGTACTTTCAGTAGTAACCATGATAGAGCAACGGAACTTTATTATTATATCAAAGGCGGTCGTGTAGATTATGGTCAAGCACATGCTGAAAAATATGGTCATGATAGATACGGACGTACATATACTGGCGTGATGCCAGAATGGCAACCAGGTCAAAAAGTTCATTTAGTTGGACATAGTATGGGTGGCCAAATGATTCGTTTGCTTGAACACTATTTACGTTTTGGAAATCAAGAAGAAATTGATTATCAAAAAGAACATGGTGGAGAAATATCACCGCTTTTCGAGGGTAATCATGATAATATGATTTCTTCAATGACAACATTAGGTGCAACACATAATGGTACACAAGGTTCAGATAAATTAGGTGTACGTCAATTTGCCAGAGATATTATTAATACAATTGGCAAAGTAGGTGGTAATAAATTCTCAACCGTAGATTTAGGCTTTGTACAATGGGGCTTCCATCAACGTGCGAATGAAAGTTATATCGAATACTCAAAACGTATAAAGAATAGTCCTTTATGGGATACAAAGGATAATACATTAACCGACTTTACAGCCGAAGGTTCGGAACAATTAAATCAAAATACCTCACTGAACCCTAATATTGTTTATACGTCATATGCTGGGGAAGCTTCACATGCAACATTATCTGGCAAACATGTT
Protein-coding sequences here:
- a CDS encoding PadR family transcriptional regulator, with the translated sequence MSISDQMMKGLLDGAILGLIAQGETYGYEILDKLKSQQFPEISDGSIYPVLLRLNKKGYVTSVSKKSMTGGPKHKYYSITDTGKNELNQFKANWHYLNNGMNNLMRSVNDVN
- a CDS encoding helix-hairpin-helix domain-containing protein, with protein sequence MTIDLPKIGKPATNALHHIGVKTLEDIAGYDRTTLLAIHGVGPKAMDILEDNLKKHNMNFKEDIGFDVPFHLTGDLKCDNAPKRRVMLDFLIGSALVDKDKLQAIVAEDFKWEVVDAFQLTGFDAFYQELEDHKETIVSIDVKMNISHGKSGALHGTQILENGTTIYFADMFEFTSHRKDAKVKSITSYIIMNEGES
- a CDS encoding SRPBCC family protein codes for the protein MSVKIVENNIIFTREFKATAEQIFKAYTDQNLFEKWFHPQGATTEVYESDVQTGGNAFFAIRAPQGTSYTVTQYTEVIQPTLIDYNDYFADKDGNIDQKMAGMHNTIHIEDNDNGVAKLTSVAVLPDPKAAQQLLDMGVEEGMNSTFDNLETLLETL
- a CDS encoding Rrf2 family transcriptional regulator, with the protein product MNTQFSVSIHILTLLATEKEPVSSQYIADSINSNATLVRKICRYLRDGHYIQSSQGISGYSLSSSANEIHLGDLYQLIFSETMHFAKIHKDTNQHCHVGKNISHALDEIYSEVDTTIINKLNTYTIQSVIDHF
- a CDS encoding formate/nitrite transporter family protein, producing the protein MVDNGKSINDTYTSKETIENINNQVQMKEVMFSQTPGRYALKSIMSGFLLAIVTVFMLGIKTQFAGTNEGLVNLMGAISFSLALVLIVLTNSELLTSNFMYLTVGWYYKIIGMNKALGIMLVCFLFNIIGGFILFALMKFTPIMTPEMISSLTSMVDGKTIDSRWYAILVKAIFCNFFINIGIYVSIQFKDGLSKAFFIACGVIVFVFMGYEHVVFNAGLYLGMVFYDFDAVAWLHVLKNIVCAFIGNFIGGGIFVGLVYAYLNGRRDSWHSKS
- a CDS encoding GNAT family N-acetyltransferase, which translates into the protein MSDYNIRIATESDAEALQQLMHEAFTPLRELGIDWPSVNADLALVKDNLTKNTTFVLEDDKEIISTITVRFPWESKRRISIYPFVWWFATKPSYDGKGIGSKLLKYVEETFLRDTLKVPAVTLGTSARKHPWLLDIYKKRGYEIYNEHESEDGDLGVIMRKVLIPERFDEDVLGKPPFH
- a CDS encoding YSIRK-type signal peptide-containing protein (The YSIRK form of extended signal peptide directs nascent proteins to the cross-wall site, while signal peptides lacking YSIRK direct proteins instead to the cell pole. A large fraction of YSIRK proteins are surface proteins anchored by sortase-mediated processing of a C-terminal LPXTG motif.), with protein sequence MKKNNIQKNGNSRQRFSIRKYSIGTVSVLAATFFIASGNVSFASESSSNELKNEQTSAKDESNRAISPSVTNENLMSNQRMTKQKIFKHNHKMNFKIQTNHKLTMIAQIRLQK